In one Dreissena polymorpha isolate Duluth1 chromosome 7, UMN_Dpol_1.0, whole genome shotgun sequence genomic region, the following are encoded:
- the LOC127837419 gene encoding uncharacterized protein LOC127837419 — protein MSGCTRFVLAFLFGIWSVLGVLAICQKVQTNAKSTRGLIANTTVPFHTITLPYGQCIERCWRTSSCTFMQFDESTSLCQLYTQAVPTPGEGTRQIVSMADFTPAFPACTCAPGHMCVETSVGQQCIRLK, from the exons ATGTCGGGGTGTACGAGATTTGTCCTAGCTTTTTTGTTCGGGATCTGGTCAGTTTTGGGAGTGCTAGCAATTTGTCAGAAGGTTCAGACAAATGCTAAATCAACGAGGGGTTTAATAGCGAACACTACTGTGCCCTTT cACACGATCACGCTACCGTACGGTCAATGTATTGAGCGGTGTTGGAGAACCTCATC GTGCACGTTCATGCAGTTTGACGAAAGCACGTCCCTGTGTCAGTTGTATACCCAGGCTGTCCCAACGCCGGGGGAAGGGACGAGGCAGATAGTCTCCATGGCAGACTTT ACTCCTGCCTTCCCCGCCTGTACCTGTGCCCCAGGCCACATGTGTGTAGAGACGTCCGTTGGGCAACAGTGCATACGGCTGAAGTAA